A region of Cellulophaga sp. RHA19 DNA encodes the following proteins:
- a CDS encoding tyrosine-type recombinase/integrase yields MSLEAFISYLSLEKNYSHHTVTAYAKDISVFVEFCELNYQLSSIDDVPYVFIRNWIIVLVSDGLSNRSVNRKIASLKAYYKFLQKIGRIEVHPLVKHKALKTSKKIEIPFSFEEVEKALNAVNFNTDFEGVRDKLIIGLLYATGIRRIELVNLKVKDLDLKGKTIKVLGKRNKERIVPLAPFVCPWVAFYLDSREALPVINDKESLFLLKTGVKVYESLVYRIINRYFSKVSSKQKNSPHILRHTFATHLLNEGADLNSVKELLGHSSLASTQVYTHNSIAELKKVHLAAHPRNKK; encoded by the coding sequence ATGTCATTAGAAGCATTTATATCATACTTGTCGCTAGAGAAAAACTATTCTCATCATACTGTAACAGCTTATGCAAAAGATATAAGCGTGTTTGTAGAATTTTGTGAACTTAATTATCAATTAAGCTCTATAGATGATGTGCCCTATGTTTTTATTCGTAACTGGATTATAGTTTTGGTGTCAGATGGGTTATCAAATAGGTCTGTAAATAGAAAAATAGCTTCTTTAAAGGCGTATTATAAATTTCTTCAAAAAATAGGTCGTATAGAAGTGCATCCTTTGGTGAAACATAAAGCCTTAAAAACATCTAAGAAAATAGAAATACCGTTCTCTTTTGAAGAGGTGGAAAAAGCCTTGAATGCGGTGAATTTTAATACTGATTTTGAGGGGGTAAGAGATAAGTTAATAATTGGCCTGTTATATGCTACGGGTATAAGGCGTATAGAGCTTGTTAATTTAAAGGTTAAAGATTTAGATCTAAAAGGTAAAACAATAAAGGTTTTAGGTAAAAGAAATAAAGAGCGTATAGTGCCACTGGCTCCATTTGTTTGTCCTTGGGTGGCATTTTATTTGGACAGTAGGGAGGCGTTACCTGTAATAAACGATAAAGAGTCTCTGTTTCTGTTAAAAACAGGAGTTAAAGTGTATGAAAGCCTTGTGTATAGAATAATAAATCGCTATTTTAGTAAGGTCTCTTCTAAGCAAAAAAATAGTCCGCATATACTTAGACATACATTTGCGACTCATTTGTTGAATGAAGGGGCGGATTTAAATTCAGTAAAAGAATTGTTAGGGCACTCAAGCTTGGCATCTACTCAAGTGTATACACATAACAGTATAGCGGAACTAAAAAAAGTACATTTGGCTGCTCACCCTAGAAATAAAAAATAA
- the rpsU gene encoding 30S ribosomal protein S21 — protein MLIIPVKEGENIDRALKRFKRKFDRTGGMRQLRKRQQFSKPSVVRRAQIQKAQYVQGLRDQEEV, from the coding sequence ATGTTAATTATACCAGTAAAAGAAGGAGAGAATATAGATAGAGCACTTAAGCGTTTCAAGCGTAAGTTTGATAGAACAGGTGGAATGCGTCAGTTAAGAAAGCGTCAACAGTTTTCAAAGCCGTCAGTTGTTCGTAGAGCTCAAATCCAAAAAGCACAATACGTACAAGGATTAAGAGATCAAGAAGAAGTATAA
- the rplA gene encoding 50S ribosomal protein L1, giving the protein MAKLTKKQKDAYAKIDKNKLYSLEEASALIKEITNTKFDSSVDVAVRLGVDPRKANQMVRGVVTLPHGTGKDVKVLALVTPDKEAEAKEAGADYVGLDEYLDKIKSGWTDVDVIITMPSVMGKLGPLGRVLGPRGLMPNPKTGTVTMDIAKAVSEVKAGKIDFKVDKTGIVHAAIGKVSFSEDKIAENAKELFDTLNKLKPTAAKGVYVKSVYLSSTMSPSVQLDPKVVA; this is encoded by the coding sequence ATGGCGAAATTAACAAAAAAGCAAAAAGACGCTTACGCAAAGATAGATAAGAATAAACTTTATTCTTTGGAAGAAGCATCTGCTTTAATAAAAGAAATAACTAATACAAAATTTGATTCATCTGTTGATGTTGCAGTTCGTTTGGGTGTAGATCCTAGAAAAGCAAATCAAATGGTACGTGGGGTTGTAACATTACCACACGGAACAGGTAAAGATGTTAAAGTTTTGGCTTTAGTAACTCCAGATAAGGAAGCAGAAGCTAAAGAAGCTGGTGCGGATTATGTTGGGTTAGATGAATATTTGGATAAAATTAAAAGCGGTTGGACAGATGTTGATGTAATTATCACTATGCCAAGTGTAATGGGTAAACTAGGACCTTTAGGTAGAGTTTTAGGGCCAAGAGGTTTAATGCCTAATCCAAAAACAGGAACAGTTACTATGGATATTGCTAAGGCTGTATCTGAAGTTAAAGCTGGTAAAATTGATTTTAAAGTTGATAAAACAGGTATTGTGCATGCTGCTATCGGGAAAGTTTCTTTTTCAGAAGATAAGATCGCGGAGAATGCAAAAGAATTGTTTGATACGCTTAATAAATTAAAGCCTACTGCTGCAAAAGGTGTTTACGTAAAAAGCGTTTACCTATCTAGTACAATGAGCCCAAGTGTTCAATTAGATCCAAAAGTAGTAGCGTAA
- the rplK gene encoding 50S ribosomal protein L11 gives MAKEVSKVVKLQVRGGAANPSPPVGPALGAAGVNIMEFCKQFNARTQDKQGKVLPVVITVFKDKSFDFIVKTPPAAVQLLEAAKIKKGSGEPNRNKVASVSWDQVKQIAEDKMVDLNAFTVESAMSMIAGTARSMGLKVSGTRPF, from the coding sequence ATGGCAAAAGAAGTAAGTAAAGTAGTTAAACTACAAGTTAGGGGAGGTGCAGCGAATCCATCGCCACCGGTTGGACCCGCTTTAGGTGCTGCCGGAGTTAACATCATGGAGTTCTGTAAGCAATTTAATGCGCGTACACAGGACAAACAAGGTAAGGTTTTACCAGTTGTTATCACGGTATTTAAAGATAAGTCTTTTGACTTTATCGTTAAGACACCGCCAGCGGCAGTTCAGCTTTTAGAGGCAGCTAAGATAAAGAAAGGATCTGGCGAACCTAACAGAAACAAAGTGGCAAGTGTATCTTGGGACCAAGTTAAGCAAATTGCAGAAGACAAAATGGTAGATTTAAATGCATTTACAGTAGAGTCGGCAATGAGTATGATAGCAGGTACCGCAAGATCTATGGGTTTAAAAGTTTCAGGTACTAGACCTTTTTAA
- the nusG gene encoding transcription termination/antitermination protein NusG, translating into MSEVLEKKWYVVRAVSGQENKIKGYIESEVARLGFSDYLEDVLVPTEKVVQVRNGKKVNKEKVYFPGYIMVKANLGGEMVHIIRSITNVIGFLGEVKGGDPVPLRKSEVNRMLGKVDELAVTTDSVAIPFVLGETIKVVDGPFNGFNGTVEKINEEKRKLEVMVKIFGRKTPLELSYMQVEKV; encoded by the coding sequence ATGTCAGAAGTGTTAGAAAAAAAATGGTATGTAGTAAGGGCTGTAAGTGGTCAAGAAAACAAAATTAAGGGTTACATCGAGAGTGAAGTAGCTAGATTAGGTTTTTCTGATTATTTAGAGGATGTTTTAGTTCCTACAGAAAAAGTGGTTCAGGTTCGTAACGGAAAAAAAGTAAACAAAGAAAAAGTTTATTTTCCTGGGTACATAATGGTAAAAGCTAATTTAGGAGGAGAAATGGTGCATATCATCAGGTCAATAACTAATGTAATTGGTTTTTTAGGAGAAGTTAAAGGTGGTGATCCAGTCCCTTTAAGAAAATCAGAAGTAAATCGTATGTTAGGAAAAGTTGATGAGCTAGCTGTGACTACAGATAGTGTTGCTATTCCTTTTGTATTAGGAGAAACAATAAAGGTTGTTGATGGGCCTTTTAATGGTTTTAATGGAACTGTTGAGAAGATCAATGAAGAAAAGCGTAAGCTTGAGGTGATGGTTAAGATTTTCGGAAGAAAAACCCCATTAGAGTTAAGTTATATGCAAGTTGAAAAAGTATAA
- the secE gene encoding preprotein translocase subunit SecE encodes MLTYIKESVEELRNNVTWPTKADASNLMVVVAVFTILFALATWGVDELFSKAVKFYFDKVIN; translated from the coding sequence ATGCTAACATATATTAAAGAATCAGTAGAAGAACTTAGAAATAATGTTACGTGGCCAACAAAAGCAGATGCATCTAACCTTATGGTTGTTGTAGCTGTTTTTACTATTTTGTTTGCCTTGGCAACTTGGGGTGTAGATGAGCTTTTTAGTAAAGCTGTTAAGTTTTATTTTGATAAAGTAATAAACTAA
- the tuf gene encoding elongation factor Tu: MAKETFDRSKPHLNIGTIGHVDHGKTTLTAAITTVLANAGLSELRSFDSIDNAPEEKERGITINTSHVEYSTANRHYAHVDCPGHADYVKNMVTGAAQMDGAILVVAATDGPMPQTREHILLGRQVGIPRIVVFLNKVDMVDDEELLELVEMEVRELLSFYEYDGDNGPVVSGSALGALNGEQKWVDTVMELMAAVDDWIELPKRDVDKDFLMPVEDVFTITGRGTVATGRIETGVANTGDAVDIIGMGAEKLASTITGVEMFRKILDRGEAGDNVGILLRGIEKSQISRGMVICKPGSVKPHSKFEAEVYILKKEEGGRHTPFHNNYRPQFYVRTTDVTGTINLPSGVEMVMPGDNLTITVELLSPIALSEGLRFAIREGGRTVGAGQVTKIIE; encoded by the coding sequence ATGGCAAAGGAAACTTTTGATCGTTCCAAACCGCACTTAAATATAGGTACTATTGGACACGTGGATCACGGTAAAACTACTTTAACTGCTGCTATTACTACAGTATTGGCAAATGCAGGTCTTTCTGAATTAAGAAGTTTCGATTCTATCGATAACGCTCCTGAGGAAAAAGAAAGAGGTATAACAATTAATACTTCTCACGTAGAGTATTCAACTGCTAACCGTCACTATGCACACGTAGATTGTCCAGGTCACGCGGATTACGTTAAGAATATGGTGACTGGTGCTGCTCAGATGGATGGTGCTATACTTGTAGTTGCTGCAACTGATGGTCCAATGCCACAAACACGTGAGCACATCTTATTAGGTCGTCAGGTAGGTATTCCAAGAATCGTTGTTTTCTTAAACAAGGTTGATATGGTTGATGATGAGGAGCTTTTAGAGCTTGTTGAGATGGAAGTAAGAGAATTACTTTCTTTTTATGAGTATGATGGTGATAATGGACCTGTTGTTTCTGGTTCTGCTTTAGGTGCACTTAATGGTGAGCAAAAATGGGTAGATACAGTAATGGAGCTTATGGCTGCTGTTGATGACTGGATCGAATTACCAAAGCGTGATGTAGATAAAGATTTCTTAATGCCTGTTGAGGATGTATTTACAATTACAGGTCGTGGAACTGTTGCAACTGGTCGTATAGAGACTGGTGTTGCAAATACAGGTGATGCTGTTGATATTATTGGTATGGGTGCTGAGAAATTAGCTTCTACTATTACTGGTGTTGAGATGTTCCGTAAGATATTAGATAGAGGTGAAGCTGGAGATAACGTAGGTATCTTATTAAGAGGTATTGAAAAATCTCAAATCAGTAGAGGTATGGTAATCTGTAAGCCAGGTTCTGTTAAGCCACACTCTAAGTTTGAGGCTGAGGTTTATATCTTGAAGAAAGAAGAAGGTGGTCGTCACACGCCATTCCATAACAACTACCGTCCACAGTTCTACGTAAGAACAACGGATGTAACAGGAACAATTAATCTTCCTTCAGGTGTTGAGATGGTTATGCCTGGTGATAACTTAACTATTACAGTAGAATTATTATCTCCTATTGCACTTAGTGAAGGTTTACGTTTTGCGATCCGTGAGGGTGGTAGAACAGTAGGTGCTGGTCAGGTAACTAAGATCATAGAATAG
- the hpf gene encoding ribosome hibernation-promoting factor, HPF/YfiA family produces MKVNTQSVNFNANEDLMSFVQVRLDKLETFYDKVISSDVYLKVENTSSKENKIVEIKIRVPKENIMVKKQCKSFEEAIDSACNSIERQLVKRKEKLRV; encoded by the coding sequence ATGAAAGTAAACACCCAATCAGTTAATTTTAATGCAAATGAAGATTTAATGTCTTTTGTACAGGTCAGATTAGATAAGCTAGAAACCTTTTATGATAAAGTAATAAGTTCGGATGTTTATTTAAAAGTTGAGAATACAAGTTCTAAAGAAAATAAGATTGTAGAGATCAAAATTAGGGTACCTAAGGAAAATATTATGGTAAAAAAACAATGTAAGTCTTTTGAGGAGGCAATTGACTCTGCTTGCAATTCTATTGAAAGACAGCTTGTTAAAAGAAAAGAAAAATTAAGGGTGTAA
- the rplJ gene encoding 50S ribosomal protein L10, giving the protein MTKEEKLNVIEDLTSQLAENATIYLADISGLDAVATSDLRRACFKAGVKLSVIKNTLLAKAMEASDKDFGELPEVLKGNTSLMFSETSNAPAKLIKNFRKKSDKPLLKGAFIEEEVYVGDDQLDALVSIKSKEEVIGDIIGLLQSPAKNVISGLKSGGGKIAGILKTLSEK; this is encoded by the coding sequence ATGACAAAAGAAGAAAAATTAAACGTAATAGAAGATTTAACTTCACAGTTAGCTGAAAATGCAACCATTTACTTGGCTGATATTTCTGGTTTAGATGCTGTAGCTACTTCTGACTTAAGAAGAGCTTGTTTTAAAGCAGGTGTTAAACTTTCAGTTATTAAGAATACATTGCTGGCAAAGGCAATGGAAGCTTCGGATAAAGATTTTGGAGAACTTCCAGAGGTATTAAAAGGTAATACTTCTTTAATGTTTTCTGAAACTAGTAATGCACCAGCAAAATTAATAAAGAACTTCAGAAAAAAATCTGATAAGCCTTTATTAAAAGGAGCATTCATTGAAGAAGAAGTATATGTAGGAGATGATCAATTAGATGCTTTAGTTAGCATTAAGTCTAAAGAAGAAGTTATTGGCGATATTATTGGATTGTTACAATCACCAGCTAAAAATGTTATTTCTGGACTTAAATCTGGTGGTGGTAAAATCGCTGGAATTCTTAAGACATTATCCGAAAAGTAG